In one Silene latifolia isolate original U9 population chromosome 10, ASM4854445v1, whole genome shotgun sequence genomic region, the following are encoded:
- the LOC141605863 gene encoding mitochondrial outer membrane import complex protein METAXIN yields MQESGVGKLTLVTTKPCLGLPTACPKSLPLFLYLKFSNLDFDLRYNSTFPDSDQIPYVESGTYVAYNNEKGGVIECLREHGIVDLDSDFRTIPEWISMKAMVASWLMDALTYELWIDSEKKTTHNIYFSDLPWPIGSVLYYKQFLAAKHYLGINKENAERMQAEIYRRANLGYEALSTQLGDESYLFGSRPNSLDALFLGHALITLQALPETSVLKSKLLNYSNLTKYAEKLSAQFIEDFSAQPAWSSVPSSDEQASSSTPKQGGFSNWSAKPKSKPKKERTEEEKKFRRRAKYFLAAQCISVLLFLSLFGGSDAGQLELDEDGEGIDYMD; encoded by the exons ATGCAAGAATCAGGAGTAGGGAAGTTGACCCTTGTTACAACAAAACCTTGCTTGGGTCTACCCACTGCATGTCCCAAAAGTTTACCCCTTTTTTTATATCTCAAATTTTCTAATCTTGATTTTGATTTGCGTTATAATTCTACCTTCCCTGATTCAG ATCAAATACCATATGTTGAATCTGGTACATATGTGGCCTACAATAATGAGAAGGGCGGGGTCATTGAGTGCTTGAGAGAGCATGGTATTGTTGATTTGGACTCTGATTTTCGCACAATTCCGGAATGGATATCAATGAAGGCGATGGTCGCAAGCTGGCTCATGGATGCTCTTACGTATGAACTTTGGATAGATTCAGAAAAAAAAACTACTCACAACATCTACTTCTCTGATCTTCCATGGCCCATTGGGTCAGTTCTCTACTACAAGCAATTTCTAGCTGCAAAGCACTACCTTGGGATTAACAAAGAAAATGCTGAAAGAATGCAAGCTGAG ATCTATAGGAGGGCGAACTTGGGATATGAAGCTCTTTCAACTCAGTTGGGGGACGAGTCTTACCTATTTGGTAGCAG GCCTAATAGTTTGGATGCCTTATTCCTTGGGCATGCTCTGATTACGCTTCAGGCTTTACCA GAAACATCTGTTTTGAAGAGCAAGCTTTTAAATTACAGCAATCTTACGAAATATGCTGAAAAGCTCAGCGCACAGTTCATTGAGGACTTTTCAGCTCAGCCAGCATGGTCTAGCGTTCCATCATCTGATGAGCAAGCTTCGTCTTCAACGCCTAAGCAAGGAGGCTTTTCAAATTGGA GTGCAAAGCCAAAAAGTAAGCCGAAAAAGGAACGAACTGAGGAAGAGAAGAAATTCAGACGAAGAGCCAAATACTTCCTAGCAGCTCAGTGTATTTCGGTACTCTTGTTTTTGTCGCTTTTTGGTGGCTCTGATGCGGGTCAACTGGAACTTGATGAAGATGGCGAAGGCATAGATTACATGGATTAA